The Kocuria sp. TGY1127_2 genome includes a window with the following:
- a CDS encoding ABC transporter ATP-binding protein — MQRSQSPEAQQLLSGYIEPIRTKLVLGIISAVAATLMGLAIPQALRFVVDAIQNHSSGAASVWGGGALVAALGFLQVVFIWLRRYLIMDQALHMEMRMREALFEKLARLPVSFHDQWSSGQLLSRSTSDLGLIRRWFSFGIPNLTLIVVTVVVGVGLMAFDAWPLALIYLLCVIPVLVIIARAMKRVRALTREVQQRAGDLATSVEESVHGIRVLKAHGRGEHSLEEFSDQAQGLRLTEISRTKAMASLSARTWLVPEIMMAISLLVAGWIYMNGLLSVGDAVAFLGTAVIVTGRLRSAGMIINLYEASHVAAERHRQVMAQSDEESVPVLGVTHPAAGWNPDDLDAIPPPAASLAFDGVSFAYPKDSGGGRIPFDASGAGTANEIPAPERATMVLDDVSFDVRPGETVALVGTTGSGKSTILSLVDRLYSPSTGRILVDGMDAADLALDELRSQIAIAFEEPTLFSTSIRENVLFGLPEPVGRDLEPIDWEDLDESHRTNRQKILSEALHVADAAFALTLPNGVETQIGEEGLSLSGGQRQRIALARAIAAHPRILLLDDPLSALDTKTEETVVRRLRETLTNTTTLLTAHRPSTVALADRVALLNEGKIIAYGTHRELMLRAEYRHVMTAEDTLEEGYRE; from the coding sequence GTGCAGCGTAGTCAGAGCCCGGAAGCCCAACAGTTGTTGTCCGGGTACATCGAACCTATTCGCACCAAGCTCGTCCTGGGCATCATTTCTGCCGTGGCGGCAACTTTGATGGGGCTGGCGATTCCTCAAGCGCTCCGCTTCGTGGTCGATGCGATCCAGAACCACAGCTCCGGTGCGGCCTCGGTGTGGGGCGGTGGAGCACTCGTCGCCGCCCTAGGCTTCTTGCAAGTCGTGTTCATCTGGCTGCGTCGCTACCTCATCATGGACCAAGCACTCCACATGGAGATGCGCATGCGCGAGGCGCTCTTCGAGAAGCTTGCCCGCCTCCCAGTCTCTTTTCACGATCAGTGGTCTTCCGGCCAGCTGCTCTCCCGGTCGACGTCGGATCTCGGCCTCATTCGTCGCTGGTTCAGTTTCGGAATCCCCAATCTGACGTTGATCGTGGTCACCGTCGTCGTCGGCGTCGGGCTCATGGCGTTCGACGCCTGGCCGCTCGCGCTCATCTATCTGCTTTGCGTCATTCCTGTCCTCGTGATCATCGCTCGGGCCATGAAACGTGTCCGAGCACTGACTCGAGAAGTCCAGCAGAGGGCAGGGGACCTCGCAACGTCCGTCGAGGAATCCGTGCACGGCATCCGGGTCCTCAAGGCACATGGAAGAGGCGAGCACTCCCTTGAGGAATTCTCCGATCAGGCGCAGGGACTGCGTCTCACGGAGATCTCCCGGACCAAAGCAATGGCGTCCCTCTCCGCCCGGACATGGCTCGTTCCCGAAATCATGATGGCAATATCCCTGCTTGTCGCAGGGTGGATCTACATGAACGGTCTGCTGAGCGTGGGTGACGCGGTGGCTTTCCTCGGGACGGCGGTCATCGTGACAGGACGCTTGCGCAGCGCAGGCATGATCATCAATCTCTATGAGGCCTCCCATGTTGCGGCGGAGCGACACCGACAGGTCATGGCCCAGTCGGATGAAGAGTCCGTTCCAGTTCTCGGCGTCACTCACCCGGCTGCGGGCTGGAATCCTGATGACCTGGATGCTATCCCTCCGCCCGCCGCATCCCTGGCGTTCGACGGAGTGAGCTTCGCCTACCCGAAAGACTCCGGAGGGGGCCGCATCCCGTTCGACGCGTCCGGGGCAGGTACGGCGAACGAGATCCCGGCACCGGAGAGGGCAACGATGGTTCTCGACGACGTCTCCTTCGACGTACGCCCAGGAGAAACCGTCGCTCTGGTCGGAACCACCGGTTCAGGAAAATCCACGATTCTGTCCCTCGTGGATCGTCTCTACTCCCCCTCGACAGGACGAATACTGGTGGACGGCATGGACGCGGCGGACTTGGCTCTCGATGAGCTCCGTTCACAAATCGCCATCGCTTTCGAAGAACCCACGCTGTTCTCGACGAGCATTCGGGAGAACGTCCTCTTCGGCCTGCCTGAGCCTGTGGGCCGTGACCTGGAGCCCATCGATTGGGAAGACCTCGACGAATCCCATCGAACCAACCGTCAGAAAATCCTGTCCGAAGCCCTCCACGTCGCGGACGCCGCATTTGCACTGACCCTTCCGAACGGCGTCGAGACCCAGATCGGGGAAGAAGGTCTGAGCCTCTCCGGCGGGCAACGTCAGCGCATCGCCCTGGCCCGGGCGATCGCGGCCCACCCGAGGATCCTGCTGTTGGACGACCCGTTGTCGGCTCTGGACACCAAAACCGAGGAGACGGTCGTGAGACGACTGCGTGAGACGTTGACGAATACGACCACGCTTCTCACGGCGCATCGCCCCTCCACCGTGGCGTTGGCGGACAGGGTCGCGCTCTTGAACGAGGGCAAGATCATCGCTTACGGGACGCACCGAGAGCTCATGTTGCGGGCCGAGTACCGACACGTCATGACGGCAGAAGACACCCTCGAGGAGGGCTACCGTGAGTGA
- a CDS encoding ABC transporter ATP-binding protein, translating to MSERRTAGLGVRNEDKINLTKSESKAVRKRSFQLLASLVKPVLWPAVGTLALVIVSEGLGALGPALTGWGIDIGLPQLKQGHPAALIAIVVAYIVSAVISALTVYLNETITAKISQSILYRIRRRTFAHVQRLSLDFHEKYTSGRVISRLTSDLETMREFLDSGLSQIASSLLSMVMMAVIVIALDWHTAIVIGIALIPMISLTVWFRKRSEVQYRAQRISSAQLIGNFTETMTGIRAVMSFRRQPSARRSYMKFADRYRQQNLRSVRLFGIYMPGVMLLSNLTVAVVLVVGGYNVLHGVIAVGALLSLVLYTQRIFDPLMDLSSFYNTLQSATAALEKVSGLLEERPSVADPDRPRTPGGTSEIRGRLQFDQVTFSYREEATNPVLPTLDLSIPAGQKVALVGQTGAGKSTIAKLIARFYDVSSGRILLDGVDLRDLRDTDLRQEVVMVTQESYLFSGSVADNIALGRPGATRSEVIRAAQQVGADEFIRKLPEGYDTDLNKRGGRVSAGQRQLLSFARAFLADPAVLILDEATASLDLPSEKLVQRGLSELLGGRTAVVIAHRLSTILDSERVLVVSDGRVVEDGSPQALIDAGGRFSELHEAWLSSVER from the coding sequence GTGAGTGAACGACGCACCGCAGGTTTAGGTGTCCGCAATGAGGACAAAATCAATCTAACCAAGAGCGAGAGCAAGGCCGTTCGCAAACGCTCCTTCCAACTGCTGGCCTCCCTGGTCAAGCCGGTTCTCTGGCCGGCTGTAGGGACGTTGGCCTTGGTCATCGTGTCCGAGGGCCTGGGCGCATTGGGCCCCGCGCTGACCGGCTGGGGCATCGACATCGGATTGCCTCAACTGAAGCAAGGCCATCCGGCAGCGCTGATTGCGATAGTCGTCGCATATATTGTTTCGGCGGTGATATCTGCCCTGACGGTCTATCTGAACGAGACGATCACCGCCAAAATCTCTCAATCGATCCTGTACCGGATCCGGCGTAGAACTTTTGCGCACGTCCAACGGCTCAGTCTGGATTTCCACGAGAAGTACACCTCGGGCCGCGTCATTTCTCGCCTCACCTCGGATTTGGAGACGATGCGTGAATTCCTGGATTCGGGGCTCTCGCAGATCGCCTCCTCGTTGTTGTCGATGGTCATGATGGCCGTCATCGTGATCGCCCTCGACTGGCACACCGCTATTGTGATCGGAATCGCGCTGATACCGATGATCTCGCTGACGGTCTGGTTCAGAAAGAGATCCGAGGTCCAGTACAGAGCCCAACGCATCTCATCGGCCCAACTGATCGGCAACTTCACGGAAACCATGACGGGTATTCGCGCCGTCATGTCCTTCCGCCGCCAGCCGAGTGCGCGCCGTTCCTACATGAAATTCGCTGATCGATACCGGCAACAGAACCTCAGATCGGTCCGCCTCTTCGGCATATACATGCCGGGAGTCATGCTGCTATCCAACCTCACGGTGGCTGTGGTTCTGGTCGTCGGAGGCTACAACGTTCTGCACGGTGTTATCGCGGTCGGGGCCCTCTTGTCCTTGGTGCTCTATACGCAACGAATTTTCGACCCGCTGATGGATCTCTCGAGCTTCTACAACACTCTCCAGTCCGCTACCGCTGCACTCGAAAAGGTCTCCGGCCTTCTGGAAGAGCGTCCCAGCGTGGCAGACCCTGACCGGCCGCGCACTCCGGGAGGCACCTCAGAGATTCGTGGCAGATTACAATTCGACCAGGTCACGTTCAGTTATCGCGAAGAGGCCACCAACCCGGTCCTGCCCACCCTCGATTTGAGCATTCCGGCTGGCCAGAAAGTTGCCCTCGTCGGCCAGACGGGCGCAGGCAAGTCCACCATCGCAAAACTGATTGCCCGGTTTTATGACGTCAGCTCGGGGAGGATTCTTTTGGACGGCGTAGACCTGCGGGACCTGCGAGATACCGATCTTCGTCAAGAGGTTGTCATGGTCACGCAGGAGTCCTACCTCTTCTCGGGTTCGGTGGCCGACAACATCGCCTTGGGACGCCCCGGCGCGACCCGCTCGGAGGTTATTCGGGCGGCTCAACAAGTGGGCGCGGACGAGTTCATCCGCAAACTGCCCGAAGGGTATGATACGGATCTCAATAAACGCGGCGGACGGGTTTCGGCAGGTCAACGGCAGTTGCTGTCATTCGCCCGCGCTTTCTTGGCGGACCCGGCCGTCCTGATTCTTGACGAGGCGACCGCGTCCCTGGATCTGCCTTCCGAGAAGCTCGTCCAGCGCGGTCTGTCTGAGTTGTTGGGCGGCCGAACCGCCGTCGTCATCGCCCATCGTCTGTCGACCATCTTGGATTCGGAGCGCGTGCTGGTCGTCTCCGACGGTCGCGTGGTCGAGGACGGATCTCCTCAGGCCTTGATCGATGCGGGCGGACGATTCTCGGAGCTGCATGAGGCATGGCTATCCTCCGTGGAACGGTGA
- the udk gene encoding uridine kinase: MKPLVIGIAGGTGSGKTTLTRELVASFDKHVSVVYHDNYYKRRDDLSYQERCQLNYDAPEAFDNELLIHHVDQLVAGKSIECPMYDYAAHNRADETTIIDAQPIVILEGILIFAEDEICERCDIKLFVDTDADVRILRRIKRDVLERGRSVESVESQYLSTVKPMHELYVEPSKRRADLIIPEGGGNLVALDMLIHRINRQLETSR; the protein is encoded by the coding sequence ATGAAACCATTGGTCATCGGCATTGCCGGAGGCACTGGATCCGGTAAGACAACCTTGACCCGTGAGCTGGTCGCCAGCTTCGACAAACACGTCTCTGTGGTCTACCACGACAACTACTACAAGCGCCGCGACGATCTGTCCTATCAGGAGCGGTGCCAACTTAACTACGATGCCCCAGAAGCCTTCGACAACGAGCTGCTGATCCACCATGTGGATCAACTGGTTGCCGGGAAGAGCATCGAGTGCCCGATGTACGACTATGCGGCTCACAATCGGGCCGACGAGACCACGATCATTGATGCCCAGCCGATCGTGATCCTCGAGGGAATTCTCATATTCGCCGAGGACGAGATCTGCGAGCGCTGTGACATCAAATTATTCGTGGACACGGATGCCGACGTCCGCATCCTTCGCCGCATCAAGAGGGACGTTTTGGAACGCGGCCGTTCGGTGGAATCGGTGGAGAGCCAGTATCTTTCAACCGTGAAACCCATGCATGAGCTGTACGTCGAACCGTCCAAGAGGCGTGCGGACCTGATCATTCCCGAAGGAGGCGGTAATCTGGTCGCCTTGGACATGCTGATTCACCGGATCAACCGTCAGCTGGAGACCAGCCGCTGA
- a CDS encoding MFS transporter, translated as MPLDSPGKFNTEQKRILALTLVPLFMSLLSVSIVNVVLPAVQTSIGASSSELQWVLSGYALAFGVLLVAAGRAGDVYGRGRLFILGVSLFGLGALVSGLAPSAIVLNIARVAMGLGSGFLNPQAIGLIQQYFKGTQRGKAFGMFGGVVGVSVAIGPVLGGILISLFGQEIGWRAAFLVNVPICIVALLLARAWLPDTAWKPVPPEHSTSSLPVIDPTSAAPKRKADLDPVGLVTFGLAVLLVMLPFVESSVGPWIWGSIVVAVALLVFWAFWERRYRRNGGEPMIDMELFKTRSFANGTMLIGLYFVGVTSIWVLVALYMQSGLGHTALASGMMGLPAATASAISAPVAGRYIVKIGRPLVLIGMSSVLFGLLVTALLVFLHGRIGLSEWWMLLSLTFVGGGQGLVVSPNQTLTLADVPMRYAGSAGGVLQTGQRVGTSIGIAAITGIVFALVAKSDWSTAMVVGLLVIAVVVILAGCIGIRDLVQGRREERVAS; from the coding sequence ATGCCCTTAGATTCCCCAGGAAAGTTCAACACCGAGCAGAAGAGGATCCTGGCACTGACCCTGGTGCCTCTCTTCATGTCCCTGCTCAGCGTGTCCATCGTCAACGTCGTACTTCCCGCCGTGCAGACATCCATCGGTGCCAGCAGCTCCGAATTGCAATGGGTCCTCTCCGGCTACGCGCTGGCATTCGGCGTCCTCTTGGTAGCGGCAGGCCGTGCCGGGGATGTGTACGGGAGGGGGCGTCTTTTCATCTTAGGTGTCAGCCTGTTCGGTCTGGGGGCTCTGGTGTCCGGGCTCGCGCCGTCGGCCATCGTGCTCAATATCGCGCGAGTGGCGATGGGGCTGGGGTCGGGTTTCCTCAACCCACAGGCCATCGGGCTCATTCAGCAATATTTCAAGGGAACTCAACGAGGCAAAGCCTTCGGAATGTTCGGCGGCGTCGTCGGTGTCTCCGTGGCCATCGGCCCCGTGCTCGGCGGCATCCTGATCAGCCTGTTCGGGCAGGAAATCGGCTGGCGGGCAGCGTTCCTCGTCAACGTTCCGATTTGTATCGTGGCCCTCTTGCTCGCCAGGGCTTGGCTTCCGGATACCGCTTGGAAACCGGTTCCTCCCGAGCACTCGACGTCGTCGTTGCCAGTCATCGACCCGACGAGTGCCGCACCCAAACGGAAAGCCGATTTGGATCCGGTAGGTCTGGTGACCTTCGGCCTTGCCGTGCTTCTTGTGATGCTCCCGTTCGTGGAATCTTCGGTCGGACCGTGGATCTGGGGGTCCATCGTCGTGGCTGTAGCCTTGCTGGTCTTCTGGGCCTTCTGGGAGAGGCGTTACCGGAGGAACGGTGGCGAACCCATGATCGACATGGAATTGTTCAAGACCCGATCGTTCGCCAACGGAACCATGCTGATCGGTTTGTACTTCGTCGGTGTCACCAGTATCTGGGTTCTGGTTGCCCTCTACATGCAGTCAGGTCTGGGACACACGGCTCTGGCCTCAGGCATGATGGGTCTCCCCGCGGCAACCGCGAGTGCCATCAGCGCACCGGTCGCCGGTCGATACATTGTCAAAATCGGCCGACCCCTGGTTCTGATCGGGATGAGTTCGGTCCTATTCGGATTGCTCGTGACAGCATTGCTGGTTTTCCTCCACGGACGAATTGGCCTCAGCGAGTGGTGGATGCTTCTCAGCCTGACCTTCGTCGGCGGCGGCCAGGGACTCGTCGTGAGCCCGAATCAGACGCTGACTTTGGCCGATGTTCCGATGCGTTACGCGGGGTCGGCTGGCGGCGTCCTCCAGACCGGGCAACGCGTGGGCACGTCCATCGGCATCGCGGCGATCACCGGAATCGTTTTCGCCCTGGTTGCCAAGTCCGATTGGTCGACGGCGATGGTCGTCGGGCTTCTCGTGATTGCGGTCGTGGTGATCCTCGCCGGGTGCATCGGCATTCGCGACCTGGTGCAAGGGCGTCGGGAAGAACGCGTCGCCTCGTAG
- a CDS encoding NAD(P)-dependent alcohol dehydrogenase, with protein MPISVKALQKTGPDQPFKVATIDRRDPRPDDVLIDIKAAGICHSDIHTIRNEWGEAHFPLTVGHEIAGVVEAVGSDVTKYKVGDRVGVGCMVNSCGECEECRDGQEQNCTRGGMVGTYNSEDVDGSITQGGYAEKVVVNQDFVLRIPDALDFDVAAPLLCAGITTYSPLATWDAAPGKKVAVLGLGGLGHMGVQIAAAKGAEVTVLSRTLKKEQDAKELGATRTLATSEEDFFKNHRGEFDLILNTISASIPVDKYMSLLKPRGVMAVVGLPPEKQEFSFGSVIGGRKAIAGSNIGGIPETQEMLDFCAEHGFGAKIETVSVQEVDDAYDRVVAGDVKFRCVIDTSTFDDVEVEA; from the coding sequence ATGCCCATTTCAGTCAAGGCTCTCCAGAAAACCGGCCCGGACCAGCCGTTCAAGGTCGCCACGATCGACCGTCGCGATCCCCGGCCTGATGATGTCCTGATCGATATCAAAGCAGCCGGCATCTGCCACAGTGACATCCACACCATCCGCAACGAATGGGGCGAGGCTCATTTCCCGCTGACCGTCGGTCACGAGATTGCGGGTGTCGTCGAGGCCGTGGGCTCCGACGTGACCAAGTACAAGGTCGGAGATCGGGTCGGCGTCGGCTGCATGGTCAATTCCTGTGGCGAGTGCGAGGAATGCCGCGACGGACAGGAACAGAACTGCACCCGTGGCGGAATGGTCGGCACGTATAATTCCGAAGATGTCGACGGCAGCATCACTCAAGGGGGTTACGCCGAGAAGGTCGTGGTGAACCAGGACTTCGTTCTCCGCATCCCGGATGCCCTGGACTTCGACGTCGCCGCTCCGCTGCTGTGCGCCGGCATCACCACCTACTCGCCTCTTGCGACGTGGGATGCGGCGCCGGGCAAGAAGGTCGCTGTTCTGGGGCTCGGTGGCTTGGGGCACATGGGCGTCCAGATCGCCGCCGCGAAGGGCGCCGAGGTGACGGTGTTGTCGCGCACGCTGAAGAAGGAACAGGACGCCAAGGAGCTGGGCGCGACCCGAACCCTGGCCACCTCGGAGGAAGATTTCTTCAAGAATCATCGCGGTGAATTCGATCTGATCCTGAACACGATCTCCGCATCCATTCCGGTGGACAAGTACATGAGTTTGCTCAAGCCGCGGGGTGTCATGGCAGTCGTCGGTTTGCCGCCCGAGAAGCAGGAGTTCAGCTTCGGTTCGGTCATCGGCGGGCGCAAGGCGATTGCCGGTTCAAACATCGGCGGCATCCCCGAGACCCAGGAGATGCTCGACTTCTGCGCCGAGCACGGTTTCGGGGCGAAGATCGAGACGGTTTCGGTTCAGGAGGTGGACGACGCTTACGATCGCGTCGTCGCCGGTGATGTGAAGTTCCGCTGCGTCATTGACACTTCCACGTTCGACGACGTCGAGGTCGAGGCCTGA
- a CDS encoding metallophosphoesterase yields MNRFRLSAASGTASILPTAFRSAGIGVATGAAVVAYGHCVELNRFQVREETLRVLPAGAPSLRVLHISDMHMIPGQRRKTEFVHSLADLDPDLVINTGDNLSHLDGLPPLLTALDPLLEFPGVYVPGSNCYFAPRLKNPARYLWKHTGDEKRDERAPDVLPFAQMHQAFDDRGWVGLINRARSLRIQGVRLDFSGVDDPHLGYDSHPGFVHPDGAREEPSLRIGVMHAPYMRTIRRFVDDGAELMVAGHTHGGQICLPGGRAIVSNCDLDPSRAKGISYEEGVPLEVTAGLGTSRYAAVRLFCPPEAVLLHLTARPA; encoded by the coding sequence GTGAACCGATTTCGCCTTTCGGCGGCCTCCGGCACAGCTTCGATCCTCCCCACGGCCTTCAGGAGCGCGGGAATCGGGGTCGCGACGGGGGCCGCCGTCGTTGCGTACGGCCATTGTGTCGAATTGAACCGATTCCAGGTCAGGGAGGAAACCTTGCGGGTGCTCCCTGCCGGTGCCCCATCCCTCCGGGTTCTGCATATATCGGATATGCACATGATTCCGGGACAGCGGCGAAAGACCGAGTTCGTACACTCCCTGGCCGACTTGGATCCCGACCTGGTCATCAATACGGGAGACAATCTCAGCCATCTCGACGGCCTGCCACCGTTGTTGACTGCATTGGATCCGCTGTTGGAGTTCCCGGGAGTCTACGTACCCGGTTCCAACTGCTATTTCGCTCCCCGGCTCAAGAATCCCGCCCGCTACCTGTGGAAGCACACAGGAGATGAAAAGCGGGATGAGCGTGCTCCAGATGTCCTGCCATTTGCGCAGATGCACCAGGCCTTTGACGACCGCGGCTGGGTAGGTCTGATCAACCGGGCTCGCAGTCTTCGCATCCAGGGAGTTCGCCTGGATTTTTCCGGCGTCGACGACCCTCATTTGGGTTACGACAGTCATCCGGGCTTCGTTCACCCTGATGGAGCACGCGAGGAACCCTCGTTACGCATTGGGGTGATGCACGCCCCCTATATGCGCACGATTCGTCGTTTTGTCGATGACGGCGCGGAGCTCATGGTGGCTGGCCACACCCATGGGGGCCAGATCTGTCTTCCAGGGGGCCGTGCCATCGTCTCCAACTGTGATCTCGATCCTTCGCGAGCCAAAGGAATCTCTTACGAGGAGGGCGTCCCCCTCGAAGTCACGGCGGGTCTCGGTACCTCGAGATACGCGGCCGTCCGGTTGTTCTGCCCTCCGGAAGCAGTGCTGCTTCATCTGACCGCCCGACCGGCCTAG
- a CDS encoding FAD-binding and (Fe-S)-binding domain-containing protein: MSSTTPLTPLAHSPLAVSEAPASPECEALAVSLEAGSSAAASSKEIDRLAMAHDASHYLLVPQGIVRPSSADDVAAVMSSASKAGLPVTFRSGGTSLSGQAVSDGVMVDTRRAFRGLEVLDDGRRVRVQPGATVGAVNGALRRYGRKIGPDPASSSACTIGGVVANNSSGMSCGTEFNTYRTLDSMVLILPSGTMIDTSEADADAQLRQQEPQIHEGLRRLRRRVVDNPESRRIIAHQYSMKNTMGYGINAFLDFEEPVRILEHLIIGSEGTLGFVASATFRTLEILPAASTGLLVFPDLISATSTVPLLVEADMATVELLDSTSIRVAQRSGKVADALAQVDVDQHAALLVEFQATTSKEVVERYEAARSMLESLDLSSPAEMTTDSGQRSLLWAARNNLYATVAGNRPTGTNALLEDVVVPVGSLGETCRDLGTMFDAHGYEDSVIFGHAKDGNIHFMLNERFSEPSKLERYREFTEDMVSLILGNRGSLKAEHGTGRIMAPYVRRQFGDELYGVMCEVKRLIDPGSMLNPGVVINDDPDAYVQNLKVAETVEEEVDRCVECGYCEPVCPSKDLTLTPRQRIVMRRELEAARARGDHTLVRKLEADWDYEGEQTCAVDGMCVTRCPVDINTGDLIRRLRSEKQQPTESAGWKVAAENWGAANNAANYGLRAAKRLPWPVPVAATKLGRKILGEDVIPQYNKHLPSGGRRRASRVDDGASFVFFPACVNSMFGAVDGIGAPAEESATSSLMNLAHRAGLRWNTPEGIDSMCCGTPWKSKGFTDGYSVMSDRVLEGLWSATRGGELPVVCDASSCTEGLETMKSKVLDAAATGPQQAPDGEVRDFSRIRFVDSVEFVATAILPLLEIHRKLDSLVLHPTCSLTHLGLGPQLEELGNAVAEECHVPLEWGCCAYAGDRGMLHPELTQSATRAEAAEVNARRYSAYASSNRTCEQGMTEATGQTYQNILQLVEWASR; this comes from the coding sequence ATGAGCTCCACCACACCGTTGACACCGCTCGCACATTCCCCGCTCGCCGTATCGGAGGCCCCGGCGAGCCCCGAATGCGAAGCCCTCGCGGTCAGTCTCGAGGCCGGATCCAGCGCCGCGGCGTCTTCGAAGGAAATTGACCGGCTCGCGATGGCGCATGACGCTTCGCATTATCTTCTGGTCCCTCAAGGCATTGTGCGACCGAGCTCGGCGGACGACGTCGCCGCCGTCATGTCCTCGGCTTCGAAAGCCGGGTTGCCCGTCACTTTCCGGTCGGGCGGCACCAGCCTCTCCGGCCAGGCCGTCTCCGATGGGGTCATGGTCGACACTCGCCGGGCCTTCCGCGGGCTTGAGGTGTTGGACGATGGACGGAGAGTTCGCGTGCAGCCCGGCGCTACCGTCGGAGCGGTGAACGGCGCTCTTCGACGGTATGGACGGAAAATCGGGCCTGACCCTGCTTCCTCATCCGCGTGCACGATCGGCGGAGTGGTCGCGAACAATTCCTCGGGGATGTCCTGCGGAACCGAGTTCAATACGTACCGGACCCTGGATTCCATGGTCTTGATCCTTCCTTCGGGGACCATGATCGATACGTCGGAGGCCGACGCGGATGCTCAATTGCGTCAGCAAGAACCACAAATCCACGAAGGGTTGCGAAGATTGCGACGCCGTGTGGTCGACAACCCGGAATCGCGCCGCATCATCGCGCATCAGTATTCGATGAAAAATACGATGGGTTACGGGATCAACGCATTCCTCGATTTCGAGGAACCGGTGCGCATTCTCGAGCATTTGATCATCGGTTCTGAAGGAACCCTCGGCTTCGTGGCATCAGCAACATTCAGAACCCTGGAGATACTTCCCGCCGCGTCAACCGGGCTCTTGGTTTTTCCGGACCTCATCTCGGCGACTTCCACGGTTCCCCTCCTCGTCGAGGCCGATATGGCGACCGTTGAGCTCCTCGACTCGACCTCGATTCGCGTGGCCCAGCGCTCAGGTAAGGTCGCCGACGCTCTGGCCCAGGTCGACGTCGACCAGCACGCGGCGCTCTTGGTGGAGTTCCAGGCCACGACCTCCAAGGAAGTCGTTGAAAGGTACGAGGCCGCTCGCTCGATGCTGGAGTCCTTGGATCTTTCATCTCCTGCGGAGATGACCACGGATTCCGGGCAACGCTCTCTCTTGTGGGCGGCTCGGAACAACTTGTACGCGACCGTGGCGGGCAACCGCCCTACCGGAACCAACGCACTGCTCGAGGACGTTGTGGTCCCCGTAGGGAGCCTGGGTGAGACCTGCCGAGACCTCGGCACCATGTTCGACGCGCACGGTTACGAGGATTCGGTGATCTTCGGTCACGCGAAGGATGGCAATATCCATTTCATGCTCAACGAGCGCTTCTCGGAGCCAAGCAAGCTGGAACGCTACCGCGAGTTCACCGAAGACATGGTTTCGCTGATCTTGGGAAATCGGGGGTCGCTCAAAGCCGAGCACGGAACGGGCCGCATCATGGCTCCATATGTGCGCCGTCAGTTCGGGGACGAGTTGTACGGGGTCATGTGCGAGGTCAAACGCTTGATCGACCCGGGCAGCATGCTGAACCCCGGCGTCGTCATCAACGACGATCCGGATGCGTATGTGCAGAATCTCAAGGTTGCGGAGACCGTCGAGGAAGAAGTGGACCGTTGCGTCGAGTGCGGCTATTGCGAGCCGGTATGCCCTTCCAAGGACCTCACCCTGACTCCTCGGCAACGAATCGTGATGCGTCGGGAGCTCGAGGCAGCACGGGCACGAGGGGATCACACACTCGTCCGGAAGTTGGAGGCCGACTGGGACTACGAAGGCGAACAAACGTGCGCCGTGGACGGCATGTGTGTCACCCGCTGTCCCGTGGACATCAACACGGGCGACTTGATTCGCCGTTTGCGCTCGGAAAAACAGCAACCCACCGAGAGCGCAGGGTGGAAGGTCGCAGCCGAGAACTGGGGGGCTGCGAATAACGCGGCCAATTACGGACTGCGTGCCGCCAAGCGCCTCCCCTGGCCCGTGCCGGTCGCCGCGACGAAACTGGGGCGGAAAATTCTCGGCGAAGACGTCATACCCCAGTACAACAAGCACTTGCCTTCGGGCGGCCGACGCCGCGCGAGTCGCGTCGATGATGGAGCCTCTTTCGTTTTCTTCCCGGCCTGCGTCAATTCGATGTTCGGTGCGGTGGATGGGATTGGGGCACCTGCCGAGGAGAGCGCGACGTCATCGCTGATGAACTTGGCGCATCGAGCAGGTTTGCGGTGGAACACGCCGGAAGGCATCGATTCGATGTGCTGCGGAACCCCGTGGAAGTCCAAGGGGTTCACCGATGGTTATTCCGTGATGTCCGATCGGGTGCTGGAAGGTCTCTGGTCTGCGACCCGCGGCGGAGAATTGCCTGTCGTTTGCGATGCGTCGTCGTGCACCGAGGGGCTCGAAACCATGAAGTCCAAGGTGCTCGACGCCGCGGCCACCGGCCCTCAGCAGGCTCCGGATGGCGAGGTTCGGGACTTCTCACGAATCCGTTTCGTGGACTCGGTCGAATTCGTCGCGACGGCGATTCTGCCGCTCCTCGAGATCCATCGGAAGCTCGACTCGCTGGTCCTACATCCGACGTGTTCGCTGACCCATTTGGGTCTGGGGCCTCAGCTCGAGGAGCTGGGGAACGCCGTTGCCGAGGAATGCCACGTTCCGCTCGAATGGGGCTGTTGCGCCTATGCGGGCGACCGCGGGATGCTCCATCCTGAGCTCACCCAGTCCGCAACCCGCGCCGAAGCAGCTGAGGTCAATGCGCGACGCTACTCGGCCTATGCTTCGTCGAACCGGACTTGCGAACAAGGCATGACCGAAGCCACCGGACAGACGTACCAGAACATTCTGCAGCTCGTGGAGTGGGCCAGCCGATAA